The following are from one region of the Mauremys reevesii isolate NIE-2019 linkage group 2, ASM1616193v1, whole genome shotgun sequence genome:
- the MRPL53 gene encoding 39S ribosomal protein L53, mitochondrial isoform X1: MAVPKAAVVLRHVKSVMIRFCPFQTNVETTRIFLEHVNSKKARASNISCVVTTDVRHDGSEPVVDIMFADGDRLIMKGANLTAAEMLSAFNSRCIAKDLKAEEKTKKKGA; encoded by the exons ATGGCGGTGCCCAAGGCCGCGGTGGTGCTGAGGCACGTGAAGAGCGTCATGATCCGGTTCTGCCCGTTCCAGACCAACGTGGAAACCACGCG AATATTTCTTGAACATGTAAACAGTAAAAAAGCTCGTGCCTCCAATATCAGCTGTGTAGTGACAACAGATGTAAGACATGATGGATCTGAACCAGTTGTAGACATTATGTTTG CTGATGGAGACAGATTGATAATGAAAGGAGCCAACTTGACAGCAGCAGAAATGTTATCAGCTTTCAACTCCAGATGCATAGCAAAAGACCTTAAGGCAGAAGAGAAAACCAAGAAAAAGGGTGCTTGA
- the MRPL53 gene encoding 39S ribosomal protein L53, mitochondrial isoform X2, whose amino-acid sequence MAVPKAAVVLRHVKSVMIRFCPFQTNVETTRIFLEHVNSKKARASNISCVVTTDVRHDGSEPVVDIMFGILEMKLNAVQSLCQKGLFY is encoded by the exons ATGGCGGTGCCCAAGGCCGCGGTGGTGCTGAGGCACGTGAAGAGCGTCATGATCCGGTTCTGCCCGTTCCAGACCAACGTGGAAACCACGCG AATATTTCTTGAACATGTAAACAGTAAAAAAGCTCGTGCCTCCAATATCAGCTGTGTAGTGACAACAGATGTAAGACATGATGGATCTGAACCAGTTGTAGACATTATGTTTG GTATACTAGAGATGAAGCTCAATGCTGTGCAGAGCCTCTGCCAAAAGGGATTATTTTACTGA